From Quercus lobata isolate SW786 chromosome 11, ValleyOak3.0 Primary Assembly, whole genome shotgun sequence:
ATTGccacatttcttcttcttttcttttttctccattttcGGCAACTTCATTGCCAAAATTCCTattaaatttttctctctcctcccctacaattttggcaacttggttgccataattcttttttttccccccatttTTGTCAACTTGGTTGCCAAAATTCCTATTaaatatttctctctcctcccctACAATttcggcaacttggttgccacaaattcccccccccccacatttttggcaacttggttgccacaattgcTTTTTTCCTTTCGAGCATTTCTTTCCTTCGGGCATTTCATCTGGGCAGCAGGAATTTCGATAACCTCattaacaaaattcaaattttttctcACTCCAGCCATCacatcatttctctctcctctctcatactttttgttagaattttgGCAATGGTGTTGTTGAAATTTGcttcttttctcatttctccAAATTACTTCAAACAGTTCCCATATCACAAAGAAACTCACTTTTTTGCAATATTCAACCAAAAGGCTCCTTGAATTCCggaacatttttaaaaaaaatttatactgaATATTGTGTTTagttataattctttttttctttctttgcttatttatttatttatttttttgccaatgAAAAGGTGATGGTTCCCTaattgctattttctttttcttttttaaattgattttataatgCATACCCTATTCCAAGTACATGTAAAGGAGAGTCAAGTATGAAAAGTAATGCACTTACAAAATTCTAATCAGATACTTTCTACGATTTCCAATAACAAggaaattatattaatttatatttaattagataattttgtacgtaaaaaaaatcataatataagCAATAACAATTTCccaaatttcttcaaaaaaatttaaccaattTCTACAATTCCTCTaccaaattttcataatttccATGTATATGCACAAACAAATTTCTACTGTCAaacacccaaaaagaaaaaaaaacctcaagCGTGCATTTAACATTTGATTCTAAGCtgactttttgtttattttatgtactatttatgagtctcatactactttttatattagcttatttcaaataatttaaatttaaactttttagaaataatctagttataaattaataagactatattacattttttacccttaaaattcagagttgattttattttggtcccataagttttaaattcttatgtttgttttgattttgtttccaAAATGGACCATCTGCCCATCTCCGTGACTAATTTTGTCaataaaacaatatcatttcttttggtttttctcACTTAAACTCCAACATATTCTCTTAGATTTTGCAATTCAAGTACCAAATTAAATGAACAGTGCAATAGGCGCTAACCTCTGTTTCTTCTCTTCTAAAACAGAGCTCATGGAGCTCTGTTCTTGGTAGGAGCTTTTCTTCTCACCCAGGGTGagctctttttctcttttttcctttgcttGTCTAAGGGTGAAAGAGTTGTGGTCATTCAAGTCGTTTCAGCCTTAGGAGTGCCAATATGGACTCGGAGTTCTTGGAACGTATTCAACGAATGAAGTTAACAATAGATGAAGATGAGGCAATGATTGTACGCCCAATACGAAGACAACAGATTCTGGAGGAGTACTCATGAAGTCTTATAGGACAGTTTCTTACTACCAGGGCAGCGAAAAACTTATTACGGTCTATGTGGAAACTAGGAGATGATCTGAAGATAGTGGACGTCGGCGATGGGCTCTTACAATTCAAGTTCTCAATGGAAAGCCAATTATCGTGGGTTTGGAACAATGGTCCTTGGTGTTTTGACAACCAAATCCTAGCTCTCCGGCGATGGGAAAAAGGCATGACTGCTAGGACAGTGAGTTTCACGCATATACCAATCTGGGTTCAGGTATGGGGCTTGCCCTTTGATCTCATAAATGAAGAAGCTGGTCAGGATATTGGTTGGGGATTAGGGATGTTTATCGACGTGGACTATAAGGCCTCCAAATCAAATCAGGCTCGCTTTCTCAGGGTTCGCATTGAGATTCCGTTGGACAAACCTCTACGGAGGGGGGGACCGGTCGTTAGCCCGGAGGGAGATGAAGTCCGAGTTGCATTTCGATACGAGCGGTTGGTAGGGTGGTGTTTCACTTGTGGAAGAATTGGGCATGAATTAAAGGAATGTCTAAAAGTGAATACACATAATACCGAAGACAGGCCATACGGGGAATGGATGAAAGCAGGATTTCGGGGCAGAGTAGAGACTTTAAGAACTGATCAGCAAAGCCCAAACCGACAAGGAGAGCCGAACATCCAAACTGATATTGCGCCAATGACAACTAGGCCTAAACGGAGCATGAATACAGATAAGGAAATGGCAAAGTTTCAGGAAATTGAAACGGAAAGCCCAACAATTGCACAACAGAATTTATTTCATAAAGATTCAATAATATCCTCTCCAACTACAATACTGCCTGACTCTACAATCATGGTGGGACCAGTTATTGAACCATCAAAACCCATAAATGTGGAGGCCGAGAATCAAGGGAATGAACCACAGTGGCACCATCAAATTGattcagatttttcaaattcaaatgtGACTCCCACTGATAGCGTGATTTCCTCCAATTTGATTGAGGTGGTAGTCATGGATGAGGATACTGTCATCCTCAATCGTGACTTAATGGGGAAACAAGGCGAGCATATATCTCCATCAGGTTTTGAGGGATTAGAGATAGGTTTTAAGGTTGGTTGCGGTAACGTGCAAGAAAACAAGAATACTGGTAAGGGCCAGCCCAAAAGGAGTGATAATCAGGATAAAGGTGTGAGTCAATCTTTGTATAGCCCAAAAAAAGTTGAGTTCATGGAGGGGTCAACAATTGGAACCCCGAAAACAATGAGGAATTGGAAGAGGCTTACCACAAGATCTTAGATTCTTATTAATGGATCAATTGTTGACGTGGAACCTAGGAATAGAAGGAAGCAAGCAGAAAATTTGATTAAGGAGGCTATGGGTgttatgagaaaaaagaaacatagaaTTGTGGAGAATGAGTAAGGTGTTGTGCCAACTATGGGATCGACGGAGGTTGCAGGGTAGCCATGCTGGATATGAACATAGCtctaagatgaaaaaaaaaacaaaacaaaacaaaacataactcTTCATTTTGATGTTCATGTATATCATGAAGATGTCGTTTGGCAGTTTTTTCAAGTTTCCTGTGCATCCAAGAGAAGAATCGTTTTTCTTACAataatttggtttttgaattttttcttatttctttgttttacatGTAATTGTGCTACTCTAGCATATATTAGTAtggcaaaagagaaaaaaggaggTCAtatgtctctctttctctttctcatcgtatttatatttcttaattaataaaatttactaTCATTTcagctccaaaaaaaaaaaagtaccaaattTATGTCACCATATCAGCAACCATCTTTCAACCAACTAGCTCAACGGTTAAGTCAGTGATGATTTAAGAATGAATTCAATACTTCGTGACTTGCTAATTTCCTTCAAACAGTTAGCAAACACtgacaaataaataacaatatacTGCCAATTAAAactctcattttcaaaattttatattttattataaatcaataataaaaatttagttatttacatttattatttttgaacaTCTTTGTGCAAATACGCACAGAGGagataaaatagaattttaacaaCGTAAACATACCACAAACTCAACTTAAAAATCCTAGTCATATACACcggaaaaaaaaacaccacgATCTCACAAACACCTAATATTTCGAGTCTAGCACCAATATGGCAATATGATCTTGCAATAAAATACAAGGGTAAGGTCACTCAAATTATGccataaaatttttgttgagatTGCCAACTTTTTCTTCATCCTGctatttatttacatatttgaaatttaaaatactttttgtCTTCATCTTTATTATCACTTTCATCATCAGCCTTTGTCCTCTATCTTCAAATAAtccctaaaatttcaaatgttttattttagttttttccaTTAAATGTTGGATGGAAGAGTATGAGGTTGCAAACAtagtgaataaaataatttgtttattttgactAAAGGCCAGAGTGGATGCCAAATGAcatttataggaaaaaaaaatgaaaaaaaaaagaaaaagaaaaagaaaaagaaagaaagccatTGAAAAGAACAAATTGACTGTCAATTTTTGAGCGGTAGAAGAACTGGCATTTTTTCCCTTACTCTTCATAAttcattcaatttcaaattttatctgCTTAGCCCAAGCATTCTTATATAAAGTTGTATAAGTACTTCTTGTGCAGttgtattcaaaataaaaatagttaattatataaaatttataaaatagcATCATAAGTACAAAAtccttttatataaataatatttaacatatgtATTTACTTCATTTTCAAATGTCAATTAACTAATACTTTGGAATGTTTGACAAATGCAAACTCGACTTAGCTAATAGTCGAATTGAAGAGAATTAAGGAATGCGTTAACCACTCtgcaccaaaaaaagaaaaaagaaaaaggaatgcgctatatatatatatatatataactcaaaaaaaaaaaaaaaaaaaacctacaattGTCTACACACCAGaaatatattctttctttagcATTTAGAGAAACAAACTAAGGAAACTAAAGATTTAGCAGTTGCCAAATAAAAATCCTCTATCCCATTTCACTAATCACAACTTGttacacatcaatttttttaatattataaagtaatcaacatttaaattgaaagaaaatatgcaCATATATTAGACATAAAACATATTGTAGTATATAAAGCATAAGCTAAAACAGTCAAAGTGAGATAAAGGATTTTTATTCACTATCTCCATAAGTACATCAGCAAATTTGACAATTCAATTCTAAAGCCTATGTTTAAACGGCCGAAAGAGAAACCTAGACCAATAGGTTGAGCGGACTGTATCAGCCCAAAGATGAAAATGTTGCCAAGCAAATAATGTGACTGTAGCACAAGCAAGAAACTCAATAAGGATAGGAACCCAAACATGTTTATGATCATAGATCAGAAAGATGGCTCCAGTATAGGCTAGCACCATTGTAGCAATAGAGATAAACAGTGTCGAGATTCCAAACATCAACCTTGTGGGTAGTGATATAAGAAAATCGTTTTCTGCATAACGTGACGTAAGAATGGACAAGAACATTATTATTGAAGCTGAGGAAGAGAACAGTGCTATTGCATCCgatatgacaaaaataaaaaaccacttcTCTCTTAGACATATAGGAACACCCGTATCATTATTTTCTCCTCCCGGTACTGTAATAACTGCAGCAAATACCACAGTGGCAATGAGCGTTGCAACAAGCATGCATGAAGTTGCAGTGCTCTTCATCCACTTCTCTCCTTCTTTTAACAACTTCTTGTGCTCCTCAGAAAATAGCTCCTTGGGTGTCTGGTTTTTTGAATTCTTCGTCTTAATATATGAAGGTGGCACAATTTTTTCCACTGCCTATAATGGACATTGAATCAAAGTTATACTAATACAAGATAATCAATAGAAGGTCCAATTcaagctattaaaaaaatatcacttTCAAAACTGTTATTTGCAATTAACCCAAATAAATGGAAGGCAAATGATTACAGTTATTATTTACCTGAAACCACAATAGCTCTCTTTGCATTTGAAGTGCAGCTCCTAATACAATTTGACGTCGACTAAGTGGTGCCAAGATTCCAGCTAGATGCAGGATATTATTGTTATCAGTATTATTCTTATCCTTATATGCTGCTATCAAATCTTTAATTGCTCCAATCTCATATATTAGATTAAAGATGGCCTCCTGACGATAAAGAACCGCAGTATGAAACAAACTTCGATTATTTTGATCAACTTTCCATATCAGATCAGGATATGCGCGAATAAGGATGATCAGAAACTCTACATTGCCTAATTCTGCCGCATCAAAGAGTAGTTCTGAAGGTGTTTTAGTTAGTTTTGAAATCTCCCAATCTTGCAATTGTAGAACATGTTCCCAAAATTTTTCGACTAGTTGATGGGCTAACGTCTGCATCAGATCTTTGTAATATATCCATTTGAAACCTATAGGTACAATTTAATGTTAATTCAAATATAGAATTACACAGAAATGACATAAAATAAATGAGATGTCTATTCTAAAATACCGATTAAATTATTTATAGCATCCTATTTAGTTGAGAACTTTTACCAATTGCATGTCCCTAGAGACTTCAGGGGATATATAGATGAGCCCCTGGAGAATCAAATATGGCATTTTATACCATCTGAACTTTTTAAGGTATGTACCATCATCTCAATGCCAAAGGGAACATGTAATCAAGGTGTAGAGTGGCTTACTAATCAAATTTACTTGCCTATGTGTAGTAAGACTCAGGCGAAATGTATTTGCCCAAAGCTTTCATGGTCAGCATGGATTGTTTGCCAAGAGATTTTGAGAGGGctcaaaaattccaaaaaataaaataaaataaaataaaggatagCTTTCACATAGAATGAGGTGCTTCTTAAAGCAATGCACCAATAATtgataaatgaataaaataaatgacTAAGTTGTGTAGCTTTGGTTACATATATTTAACaatggtttttgaaaaactaaacaTTCTTGGaggacattttttataataatctaATCCAAACTAGAGAATGAATTAACTTGCAATGCAGATATGCTACTACCTTTCCACTGGTTACAAGAATTACACTCAGTGGCCCAAATTTTTTATCCGGGGCATCAAACAAACATTCATATCCTAATTATCAGTAAATTAGAATCAGCCTGGTACAGACAAAATTAGCACCCTCTAAAAGGGAAATGGCTAGTGAGAGGCCACAGCATGATAAATCATTTCAAAAATGCCAAAAAGGTAAGGCTATTAAAGAAGATTATCCCATGCCATACTAACATCTAGTTATAAGTGCATCATACCATATAAATCAGCTGAAATAGTAGCAAGAAAGAGGCTAATTTGTTCCTCACGAGCTAGGCTTCCAAAATTAGTAACAGGATAGAGGTATGACACCATATTCCTGTGTCCAAACAAAGCTGCCATGTATATGGGTCTCATTCCTTTATTACCTCGAATCATGGGaaggttattgtttttttccACCATGACCTCAGCAATTTCCACAATTCCTGATGCGGCAGCAAAACAAATAGCAGTGTTGTCATCTTTATTTTTCAAGGCTAGATCCTCTTCGTTCATATGTTTAATCAGCTCCTTTACAAAAGCAGTGCGTTTTTCTGCAGCAGCAATATGCAGAGCTGTCTCCCACTTTCTTGTTATCGCAACACGAACAATAACTGGATATTTTTCAATGACATCTTTAGCAACTTCCCAGTCTCCTTTGATTGCAGCTTGATATAAAGGTACACATAGGGAGAGGTATTCCTTCCTTCTTTcctctgaaaattttcaagcatgAGAAAAATGTATTAGAATTTTGTCAAACAATATCTACCCCAATGGCCATACGATTCCCAAATCTTTTCCCCTGCCTTCTCAAAAAATTTATCACATGATACAGATTGCCATGCCACAAGATCAATTGAATTTTCTTGATTAATTCGCACCATAATCAACATCTGGGGTCTAAAACTTAACAATATCCAGTTTTAATAcaaaaagttaataataaaaattatatatatatataaaattaaaaaaaaaaaaaaaaaaaaaaaaaaaaaccctttgaaCTATAGATGAGGAGGCAAATGGCAGTGTAATGATTTAGGCACGTCCATGGAAACCTGCATACAAAACTCAGTACATTTAATAGAGCAGTTTGTCCTAATTAAGGTAAGAGATCAATATAGTTGACCTTCCATCAGCTTTAAAGCTAAGGGATCCAATCTAATTTAAGGGCCTTCATTCAGTGAAAAACAGATATGTGAGTAACCTAAAACACGTGCACAACCTGGGCCTACGGAGGCAACACTTTAACGTTCCTAGCCAGAAACACTAAACAAGTTCCTAGGTTATTGATATTGCATCAGAGATTCAGGGTGGATTTAAGTACTGCAGTAACTGCATCTTACCTTTTTAACTGCTTTTTCACTTGACAGACAAAGTTTCAGAATCAGATTCGAAGTTTAAGTTAGCTTTCTCAATGAAGATGGTACAATGTGAGCCAAAATAGATACTACATGCTTGGCGGTCTGAAATTACATACTAAGTACATGTCGTACATCGTATCATTCATATGAGTTATATAGGACCTTGCaattatttaagattttcagcAAATCACCATCTCCTTATATATGTTATTGATATGTGAAGTGATATAACTTAACTATATACATGATCCAATACCAATTAGTGTTCACACTTCACAAACAAGTTCCATCAACGTTTCCTAGCTGGAGTAATAATGAATGTGTTTAGCATTGAGGGCTAATATAGGACTCTGACCAGGCAAAAACCCAAAAGCTATCTAGCAAGCACTATTTGGACAATTACTCTGGTACAATGTACAGAGCTTTCTGCAAATATTACTCCACAAATAGTGATACTTACCGTCACAAAGAATTAGATATGGCAATTCTCTATTGGGTGTTGCACATTCAATTTGTGATCCACTAGGTGTTTGAGTACTTAATCCCTCAGCATCCAGACAAATGTCTTCTTCCATTGGCATGGCTCCAATACTGGGTCCTGGAATTGAAGTGCTAATATTTATTCTATTAGAGGAAGGCAGTGCAGAGAGTTGATTCCTGGAGTTAGAATTACATATAGGCTGCAGCTGATGAAAGCTTGACCCCTCAAAGGAATATGATTTCTGTCTTGTTAGATTGATCTGAGGTCCAAGAGCAGGTTCGCAACTCGAGGGAGAAGAAGATTGAAAACAAGTTGGAGGCGATGAATTCACCATCTCCTCTGTAGTCACCTCTATCTCTCCTCTTCTTTTAGGAGGCATCTTCGTTTGActgttataaaaataaaatcatatgaGACATAAATGAAGCACATGTGcgcctgtgtgtgtgtgtgagtatgcACGCCTGTGCATATAAGCATGCAATTGATTTGGATCTAACTGTTTTAATTCGACTCAGAATTATGGTAAACAAGCTCAAGAAAATGAGTCCAAAGGTATAGCCACATAAGAAGACTTTCGTTTCTTAATCTTCTCAATCAAACTACATCATCATCACATAAAAAGTGAATAATTCATTGACCTGTGACTATACTAGGGCTACATTACAATCAACTAATACTTTTCAGAGCTAGCTctcaatttttacaataagacAATCTCAAGACTTGGGCTTAAATTCTCTTAATGGATTCAAGGTAATATATTCTGGTTTTCCAGATTCTTTTTAAAGTTGTTCTTTATCTTAGTCCAATTTCTTAGGCCATAATTCATTAAAGGTTTTGGCTCTAAAGTTTTCAACTAGTAGTACAGGGAAGTGGCAGCACAACTCGAACGGTTGAACCTAGTTACACTAAGAACACAATAACTGGAGAATCATTATAGCCTCGTTCTTTCTAGTTGAATGAGAATGCAAACATCATATATGGCCTGAACAAACTGTGTCGTAATGAaattaaacaacaacaacaacaacaaccaccaccaagtTTTACTTCCCAAATTTTGGGATTAGATATAGATCTTCACAAACAGGTCCTGCCACATGCAACAACAAAGATCGGCTCCTGCTTtgcttttagctttttagcttgttagaaatactggaagagtgtattgtatttcataataagagaatatacatcagagccttatataggaggcgtaagtgtgcggtacaagtaaagtgtagtacaagtgtgctatacaagaaaggtaattgggcctaaagcccataatacaatatacattaacagcccccctcaaactcaaggtggatgtgagaccagcttgaggttgtcagccaaatcacgagtgcgtcccttaggaagtgacttggtgaagatatctgcaagttgatctttggaggagacggagaagagcttgagagcaccatggacaagatgataacggataaaatgacaatcaatctcgatgtgtttagtccgttcatgaaagacatcattgtgagcaatatgaatggcactctggttgtcacaataaaggggagtagcagaggatgtggacacacctaaatccttaagaagccatcgtagccaaaggagctcagatgtggtatcagcaagggcacgatattctgcttcagtactggagcgggccacaaaggtttgtttcttacttcgccaagaaattaaagaagaaccaaggagaaagcaataacctgtagtggacctgcgatcagtgggatcccctgcccaatcagcatcagaaaatgcacgaagtacaagaggagactgagctgagtagaaaaggccatggaagagagtgcccttcaggtatcgaagaatgcgcagaacagcagcatagtgagtagatcgtggagcagacagatactggctcacctgatgaacagcataggagatgtctggacgagtaactgtgagataaactaggctgccaaccaatcgtctgtaaagagaaggattagacaatggtttcccccccgAGGGTGTCAAATGCGCATTAAGTTCAAccggagtgtcaacagtcttgctgtCAGTAAGTCCAGCTCGAGATAAAAGgtcagaagcatacttggcttgagtaatataaagaccatctgtggaatgagtaatttcaagacccaagaaataactgagatgtccaagatctttcatctcaaattgctgactgagaaaatccttgagttcttgaatgccactgaggtcatcaccagttatgatcatatcatccacatatagaagAAGCAAAATGGTGCCTTTATCAGtacgacgaagaaataaggcagaatcatacgGACTAGCAGTGTAACCCAAGCGAAAGATAGTGGAGCTAaacttggcaaaccaagctcgtggagcttgtttaagaccataaagtgcacgtcgaagatgacaaaccttgtttgag
This genomic window contains:
- the LOC115967286 gene encoding ankyrin repeat-containing protein ITN1-like isoform X1; its protein translation is MPPKRRGEIEVTTEEMVNSSPPTCFQSSSPSSCEPALGPQINLTRQKSYSFEGSSFHQLQPICNSNSRNQLSALPSSNRINISTSIPGPSIGAMPMEEDICLDAEGLSTQTPSGSQIECATPNRELPYLILCDEERRKEYLSLCVPLYQAAIKGDWEVAKDVIEKYPVIVRVAITRKWETALHIAAAEKRTAFVKELIKHMNEEDLALKNKDDNTAICFAAASGIVEIAEVMVEKNNNLPMIRGNKGMRPIYMAALFGHRNMVSYLYPVTNFGSLAREEQISLFLATISADLYGFKWIYYKDLMQTLAHQLVEKFWEHVLQLQDWEISKLTKTPSELLFDAAELGNVEFLIILIRAYPDLIWKVDQNNRSLFHTAVLYRQEAIFNLIYEIGAIKDLIAAYKDKNNTDNNNILHLAGILAPLSRRQIVLGAALQMQRELLWFQAVEKIVPPSYIKTKNSKNQTPKELFSEEHKKLLKEGEKWMKSTATSCMLVATLIATVVFAAVITVPGGENNDTGVPICLREKWFFIFVISDAIALFSSSASIIMFLSILTSRYAENDFLISLPTRLMFGISTLFISIATMVLAYTGAIFLIYDHKHVWVPILIEFLACATVTLFAWQHFHLWADTVRSTYWSRFLFRPFKHRL
- the LOC115967286 gene encoding ankyrin repeat-containing protein ITN1-like isoform X3; its protein translation is MPMEEDICLDAEGLSTQTPSGSQIECATPNRELPYLILCDEERRKEYLSLCVPLYQAAIKGDWEVAKDVIEKYPVIVRVAITRKWETALHIAAAEKRTAFVKELIKHMNEEDLALKNKDDNTAICFAAASGIVEIAEVMVEKNNNLPMIRGNKGMRPIYMAALFGHRNMVSYLYPVTNFGSLAREEQISLFLATISADLYGFKWIYYKDLMQTLAHQLVEKFWEHVLQLQDWEISKLTKTPSELLFDAAELGNVEFLIILIRAYPDLIWKVDQNNRSLFHTAVLYRQEAIFNLIYEIGAIKDLIAAYKDKNNTDNNNILHLAGILAPLSRRQIVLGAALQMQRELLWFQAVEKIVPPSYIKTKNSKNQTPKELFSEEHKKLLKEGEKWMKSTATSCMLVATLIATVVFAAVITVPGGENNDTGVPICLREKWFFIFVISDAIALFSSSASIIMFLSILTSRYAENDFLISLPTRLMFGISTLFISIATMVLAYTGAIFLIYDHKHVWVPILIEFLACATVTLFAWQHFHLWADTVRSTYWSRFLFRPFKHRL
- the LOC115967286 gene encoding ankyrin repeat-containing protein ITN1-like isoform X2, with amino-acid sequence MPPKRRGEIEVTTEEMVNSSPPTCFQSSSPSSCEPALGPQINLTRQKSYSFEGSSFHQLQPICNSNSRNQLSALPSSNRINISTSIPGPSIGAMPMEEDICLDAEGLSTQTPSGSQIECATPNRELPYLILCDEERRKEYLSLCVPLYQAAIKGDWEVAKDVIEKYPVIVRVAITRKWETALHIAAAEKRTAFVKELIKHMNEEDLALKNKDDNTAICFAAASGIVEIAEVMVEKNNNLPMIRGFKWIYYKDLMQTLAHQLVEKFWEHVLQLQDWEISKLTKTPSELLFDAAELGNVEFLIILIRAYPDLIWKVDQNNRSLFHTAVLYRQEAIFNLIYEIGAIKDLIAAYKDKNNTDNNNILHLAGILAPLSRRQIVLGAALQMQRELLWFQAVEKIVPPSYIKTKNSKNQTPKELFSEEHKKLLKEGEKWMKSTATSCMLVATLIATVVFAAVITVPGGENNDTGVPICLREKWFFIFVISDAIALFSSSASIIMFLSILTSRYAENDFLISLPTRLMFGISTLFISIATMVLAYTGAIFLIYDHKHVWVPILIEFLACATVTLFAWQHFHLWADTVRSTYWSRFLFRPFKHRL